A section of the Nitrospiraceae bacterium genome encodes:
- a CDS encoding metallophosphoesterase — protein MPQHHDQEAFAKLVERIGSAHAGQRMEMQAHYSALLLKGYHLHIHMEEFPAIAWLIKTLLKSTGLWPLAVKNTSQYRIVEHTVPIPHLPESFDGFRILHLSDLHIEGMIDKGQALQTALSTLQYDLCVMTGDFRFLTYGHYDKTLTLMESLVSTIQAPYGVTGILGNHDWLEMVPGLERCGIRMLLNEAQALEKGSDAIWLLGLDDVHYYETGDLEKAIRLAPTDAVRILLVHSPEIIPEASTAGMDLYLCGHSHGGQICLPGSQPIITHCRCPRAYKAGPWQYQSMRGYTSRGVGTSLFPIRLFCFPEIIIHTLTRAPTP, from the coding sequence ATGCCCCAGCACCACGACCAGGAAGCCTTTGCCAAATTAGTGGAACGGATCGGGTCTGCTCATGCAGGCCAACGCATGGAAATGCAGGCCCACTATTCGGCCCTTCTGTTAAAAGGTTATCACCTCCACATTCACATGGAGGAATTTCCAGCCATTGCCTGGCTCATCAAAACACTCTTAAAGTCGACCGGCCTTTGGCCGCTGGCCGTCAAGAATACCTCCCAATATCGCATTGTCGAGCACACCGTCCCGATTCCTCACCTGCCCGAATCCTTTGATGGATTTCGAATTCTGCATTTGTCAGATCTTCATATCGAAGGGATGATCGATAAAGGCCAAGCGCTTCAGACCGCTCTGTCCACCTTGCAATACGACCTGTGCGTCATGACGGGCGATTTTCGCTTTCTCACGTATGGCCATTATGACAAGACACTGACACTCATGGAGTCATTGGTCAGCACGATCCAGGCTCCGTATGGCGTCACCGGCATTTTGGGGAATCACGATTGGTTGGAAATGGTGCCAGGACTTGAGCGATGCGGAATCCGCATGCTCCTCAATGAAGCTCAAGCCCTGGAAAAGGGATCGGATGCGATTTGGCTCCTCGGATTAGATGATGTCCATTATTACGAAACAGGTGACCTGGAGAAAGCCATACGCCTCGCGCCCACCGACGCCGTACGAATTCTCTTAGTGCATTCCCCGGAAATTATTCCTGAGGCCTCGACTGCCGGGATGGATCTGTACCTCTGCGGCCACTCACACGGAGGCCAAATCTGTCTTCCAGGAAGCCAACCCATCATTACCCATTGCCGCTGCCCCAGAGCCTATAAGGCAGGCCCCTGGCAATATCAATCCATGCGCGGGTACACCTCTCGAGGAGTCGGCACCTCCCTGTTTCCCATTCGGCTGTTCTGCTTTCCGGAAATCATCATCCATACGCTCACACGAGCCCCTACACCTTGA
- a CDS encoding DNA polymerase III subunit alpha → MPAQFVHLHLHTQYSLLDGANQLTPLFQQVKNFGMPAVAMTDHGNLFGAIDFYQKAKAHDVKPIIGCEAYMAPGHRTQRAGHLAHNEYFHLILLATNQVGYHNLIKLSSKAYLEGFYYKPRMDKELLQEHQEGLIALSGCLSGEVPQLINQQDMAGALRVADEYRSIFGKDRYYLEVQANGLDHQRIANRGLLEIHEKLGIPLVGTNDCHYLNKRDARPHEIMLCLQTGKTLKDPNRMKFDTDQLYVKSTEEMITEFAEFNRAVLNTTQVAEQCDLQLEFGTSYLPDYHVPEGQTHNSYLQHLVEEGLRTRLRERPTGIPSEAYQQRLHTELAVLNAMGYAGYFLVVWDIINFARSRNIPVGPGRGSAAGSLVAYALRITDLDPLSYNLLFERFLNPERVTMPDIDMDFCMDRRGEVINYVIEKYGEAHVCQIITFGTLGAKAAIRDVGRVMDFPYAEVDRVAKLVPTQLNITLQDALKQEPRLQELVDQDAKMKELMDTAMALEGLARHASTHAAGVVISQKPLMDHVPLYKTSNDEIVTQFTMTDLEKVGLVKFDFLGLKTLTMIHDAVRMVNAQRPDEPPLDINNLPLNDLQTFELLSSGKTSGIFQLESSGMRNLLVKIKPETFEDLIAILALYRPGPLESGMVDDFIKRKRDPSQIVYDPPQLEPILKETYGVIVYQEQVMAVANQLAGFSLGQADLLRRAMGKKKHEEMAKQKALFVSGAKGKGISEKLSEKLFDQMAFFAGYGFNKSHSAAYAVVTYQTAYLKAHFPTEFMAALLTSEMGNTDKMVGYFTECRELGVHILPPDANQSLKNFSVVPEGIRFGLVAIKNVGGNAVDVILESRDREGPFSSFIDFCCRIDSQKVNKRVLEGLIKVGAFDSMGLTRASMFKVLDEALDHASTVQRNKREGQTSLFETLAPEPAAPKQEGFGFVIPQIPEWSQNDLLKYERELTGFYITAHPLNRHSVGITHFSTCSTQTIREVGDGREVKICGVISNLKITTTKKGHRMAYAQLEDLHGTVEAIIFPETFKQHEELLGPDSVVRITGTVDLMDNGARIKATKVESLSQLENETVKHVTLQVHEQDVSPHNLLDLKDIFERHRGPTPISLAFHLHPNLTANLSGLSDIGISPSPEFLEEVEHLLGTSTVTFQ, encoded by the coding sequence GTGCCAGCACAATTCGTTCATCTTCATCTTCACACCCAGTATAGCCTCCTCGACGGGGCCAACCAACTCACACCCCTGTTCCAACAGGTGAAGAATTTCGGTATGCCCGCCGTCGCCATGACTGACCATGGCAATCTCTTTGGCGCCATTGATTTTTATCAAAAAGCCAAAGCTCATGATGTCAAGCCGATTATCGGGTGTGAAGCCTATATGGCTCCGGGCCACCGCACGCAGCGGGCAGGACACCTTGCGCATAACGAATATTTTCATCTGATTCTTCTTGCCACAAATCAAGTCGGCTATCACAACCTCATTAAACTCTCGAGCAAGGCCTACCTTGAGGGCTTTTATTACAAGCCTCGCATGGACAAGGAATTATTACAGGAACATCAGGAAGGTCTCATTGCCCTATCAGGTTGTTTGAGCGGAGAGGTGCCACAGCTCATTAACCAACAGGATATGGCCGGGGCTCTCCGGGTGGCAGATGAGTACCGGTCAATCTTTGGAAAGGACCGCTATTACCTGGAAGTCCAGGCCAACGGCTTGGACCATCAACGTATTGCAAATCGGGGGTTACTGGAGATTCATGAAAAGCTTGGCATTCCGCTGGTAGGCACCAATGATTGCCATTATCTCAATAAACGGGATGCGCGTCCGCATGAAATCATGTTGTGCCTTCAAACGGGAAAAACACTCAAAGATCCCAACCGGATGAAGTTTGATACCGATCAGTTATATGTGAAATCCACCGAAGAAATGATTACGGAATTTGCGGAATTTAACCGGGCGGTTTTGAATACCACCCAGGTGGCCGAACAGTGCGATCTTCAATTGGAGTTCGGAACATCCTATCTGCCGGATTATCACGTTCCCGAAGGCCAGACTCATAACTCCTATCTTCAGCACCTTGTGGAAGAAGGCCTTCGAACCCGTTTACGAGAACGCCCAACGGGCATTCCATCCGAGGCGTACCAACAGCGCCTCCACACCGAACTCGCTGTGCTGAACGCCATGGGGTATGCCGGATATTTTTTGGTTGTGTGGGATATCATCAATTTCGCCAGATCCCGCAACATTCCGGTCGGCCCCGGACGAGGATCGGCCGCCGGAAGCCTTGTGGCGTATGCCCTTCGAATTACGGACCTCGATCCCCTCTCCTACAATCTGCTCTTTGAACGCTTCCTCAACCCCGAACGTGTCACCATGCCGGATATCGACATGGACTTTTGCATGGATCGCCGCGGGGAAGTGATCAACTATGTCATTGAAAAGTACGGAGAGGCGCATGTATGCCAGATCATTACCTTTGGCACACTAGGTGCCAAAGCAGCCATCCGGGATGTGGGGAGAGTGATGGACTTCCCCTATGCCGAAGTGGACCGGGTCGCAAAGTTGGTTCCCACCCAACTCAACATCACCCTCCAGGATGCCCTGAAACAGGAACCACGCCTGCAGGAACTGGTCGATCAAGATGCCAAAATGAAGGAACTCATGGACACGGCCATGGCCTTGGAAGGCTTGGCGCGACATGCCTCGACTCATGCGGCGGGCGTGGTCATTTCGCAAAAACCCCTCATGGATCATGTCCCCCTCTACAAAACCAGTAACGACGAAATCGTGACCCAATTCACGATGACCGATCTGGAAAAAGTCGGATTGGTAAAATTCGATTTTCTGGGGCTCAAAACCCTGACGATGATTCATGACGCAGTCCGGATGGTCAATGCTCAACGCCCTGATGAGCCGCCATTGGACATCAACAATCTACCCTTGAATGATCTGCAGACATTTGAGCTGCTCAGCTCTGGAAAAACTTCAGGAATTTTCCAACTGGAAAGTTCCGGCATGCGAAACCTGTTGGTTAAAATCAAACCGGAAACGTTTGAAGATTTAATTGCCATCCTCGCGCTGTATCGTCCCGGCCCCTTAGAAAGCGGCATGGTAGACGATTTCATTAAGCGAAAACGCGACCCCTCCCAAATTGTCTATGACCCTCCGCAATTGGAACCCATTCTTAAAGAAACCTATGGAGTGATTGTCTACCAGGAACAGGTCATGGCCGTCGCCAACCAGTTGGCAGGATTTTCATTGGGGCAAGCCGACTTACTCCGTCGTGCGATGGGCAAGAAAAAACATGAGGAAATGGCCAAACAAAAGGCATTGTTTGTCTCTGGTGCCAAGGGAAAGGGCATTTCGGAAAAACTCTCCGAAAAATTATTTGACCAAATGGCCTTTTTCGCAGGCTACGGATTTAACAAGTCTCACTCTGCTGCCTATGCGGTCGTGACATACCAAACGGCTTACCTGAAAGCTCATTTCCCCACTGAATTTATGGCCGCCCTACTGACATCTGAAATGGGAAATACCGACAAGATGGTTGGCTATTTTACGGAATGCCGTGAATTGGGGGTCCACATTCTGCCACCCGATGCGAACCAAAGCTTAAAAAACTTCAGTGTTGTACCTGAGGGTATCCGGTTCGGGTTAGTGGCGATCAAGAACGTCGGCGGAAACGCGGTGGACGTGATTTTAGAATCACGAGACAGGGAAGGCCCGTTTTCCTCCTTTATTGATTTTTGCTGCCGCATTGATTCACAGAAGGTCAACAAACGGGTGCTGGAAGGGCTTATCAAGGTCGGAGCCTTTGATTCCATGGGTCTCACACGCGCCAGTATGTTTAAGGTCCTGGATGAAGCCTTGGACCATGCTTCGACGGTCCAACGCAACAAACGGGAAGGGCAAACCAGTCTGTTTGAAACACTGGCCCCGGAGCCGGCAGCTCCCAAGCAGGAAGGTTTTGGTTTCGTCATTCCACAGATTCCCGAGTGGTCGCAGAATGACTTACTGAAATATGAACGGGAGCTGACCGGCTTTTACATCACCGCGCATCCTCTCAACCGCCACAGCGTTGGGATCACTCATTTTTCTACCTGCTCCACCCAGACCATTCGCGAGGTCGGCGACGGACGAGAGGTCAAAATCTGCGGAGTCATTTCCAATCTCAAAATCACGACGACCAAAAAAGGCCACAGGATGGCATACGCCCAATTGGAAGACTTGCACGGAACCGTTGAAGCGATTATTTTCCCCGAGACCTTTAAGCAACACGAAGAATTACTGGGGCCGGATTCGGTGGTCCGGATTACGGGAACCGTGGACCTGATGGATAATGGCGCCCGTATCAAAGCCACCAAAGTTGAATCGCTCTCACAATTAGAAAATGAAACAGTGAAGCATGTGACGCTTCAGGTCCACGAACAGGACGTTTCCCCCCACAATCTGCTAGACTTAAAAGATATATTCGAACGGCATCGCGGTCCGACCCCTATTTCGTTGGCGTTTCACTTGCACCCTAATCTGACCGCCAACTTGTCAGGATTATCGGATATCGGCATTTCTCCGTCACCGGAGTTTTTAGAAGAAGTGGAACATCTCCTCGGCACATCCACGGTCACTTTCCAATAA
- the nikR gene encoding nickel-responsive transcriptional regulator NikR, with protein MSQLVRFGVSLEETLLAAFDQHINRKGYQNRSEAIRDLIRNQLVGEEWGGNKETVGTITLVYDHHQSDVLQQLTHHQHEYGKQIISNLHVHLDHDHCLEVIVVRGRSSALVDLANLLIKTKGVKHGQLTMTTTGKAVK; from the coding sequence ATGAGTCAATTGGTCCGCTTTGGGGTTTCTCTTGAAGAAACACTCCTTGCCGCTTTTGATCAACACATCAACCGGAAAGGATACCAGAATCGCTCTGAGGCGATTCGAGACCTCATCCGCAATCAGCTTGTCGGGGAAGAATGGGGCGGAAATAAAGAGACGGTCGGCACCATTACTCTTGTGTATGACCATCATCAATCAGATGTGCTGCAACAATTAACTCACCATCAGCACGAATACGGGAAGCAAATCATCTCGAATCTGCATGTGCATTTGGATCACGACCATTGCCTGGAAGTCATTGTGGTCAGAGGGCGAAGTTCAGCCCTCGTTGATTTAGCCAATCTGCTGATTAAAACCAAAGGGGTCAAGCATGGACAACTCACGATGACGACCACGGGAAAAGCCGTGAAATAG
- a CDS encoding urease accessory protein gives MLSILGLGFLMGMRHACEADHAAAVASLATRSGSIAQTVKQGMVWGLGHTLTLLIFSSLVLMLGTIIPERFAAGLELMVGVMLIGLGLDVFRRLQKNRIHFHVHQHPDRPPHFHAHGHTEPTHPDNTSHDHAHGFPYRALLIGLMHGMAGSAALILLTLNATLSMSQAIMYILLFGLGSILGMGLLSVIMAIPFWYSARSLTWLHNGLQACVGVMATVLGIVMAFSSGSSLWHS, from the coding sequence ATGCTCAGTATTCTCGGATTAGGATTTTTAATGGGTATGCGTCATGCCTGTGAGGCCGACCATGCCGCAGCCGTCGCTTCTTTAGCTACCCGAAGTGGATCAATCGCGCAAACCGTCAAGCAGGGGATGGTCTGGGGTTTGGGGCATACACTGACGTTGTTGATCTTCAGTTCACTGGTTTTGATGTTGGGCACTATCATTCCCGAACGATTCGCTGCAGGGTTGGAACTCATGGTGGGCGTGATGTTGATAGGCCTGGGGCTCGACGTGTTCCGACGATTACAAAAAAACCGGATTCATTTTCATGTTCATCAACATCCGGATCGCCCTCCCCACTTTCATGCGCATGGGCATACCGAACCCACACACCCTGACAATACGTCCCATGATCATGCTCATGGTTTTCCTTATCGTGCGTTGCTGATCGGCTTGATGCACGGGATGGCCGGATCAGCCGCACTGATCCTCTTAACTTTGAACGCCACACTATCCATGAGCCAGGCCATTATGTATATCCTCCTTTTCGGGTTAGGATCGATACTCGGCATGGGCCTTCTGTCCGTGATCATGGCGATTCCCTTTTGGTACTCGGCCCGATCCCTGACATGGCTCCATAACGGGCTTCAGGCCTGTGTGGGGGTAATGGCCACCGTACTTGGAATCGTGATGGCATTTTCCTCCGGATCCTCACTCTGGCATTCATGA
- the bfr gene encoding bacterioferritin yields MKAKKGVIDFLNKILTNELTAINQYFLHGEMCGNWGYEQLHNEIRKHSIDEMKHAEELIEHILYLEGVPNLQRLGTLKIGETVPEQFKSDLALEHEAVSLLTEAIAHCATVGDFTTRAKLESIIKSEEDHIDWIETQMETIKQVGVENYLAQHMHEK; encoded by the coding sequence ATGAAGGCAAAAAAAGGTGTGATCGATTTTCTCAATAAAATTCTGACCAATGAACTGACTGCGATTAATCAATATTTTCTGCATGGGGAAATGTGCGGCAATTGGGGTTATGAACAATTGCATAATGAAATTCGGAAACATTCGATTGATGAAATGAAGCATGCGGAAGAACTGATCGAGCATATTCTCTACTTGGAAGGTGTTCCCAATCTGCAGCGATTGGGGACGCTTAAAATTGGAGAAACGGTTCCTGAGCAATTTAAATCAGATTTGGCTCTTGAACACGAAGCGGTGTCCCTCCTCACTGAGGCTATTGCCCATTGTGCCACTGTGGGAGATTTCACCACTCGCGCAAAGTTGGAAAGTATTATTAAAAGCGAAGAAGATCATATTGATTGGATCGAAACGCAAATGGAAACCATCAAGCAGGTGGGGGTAGAAAATTATCTTGCCCAACACATGCATGAAAAATAG
- a CDS encoding heavy metal-binding domain-containing protein codes for MILTTTPNVEGHQIKEYLGVVAGEAILGTNFFRDFFANIRDIVGGRSGAYEKELRRAREIAFQEIQEEALRVGANAIVGIDLDYEVMGETGSMLMVSVSGTAVRVE; via the coding sequence ATGATTCTGACAACGACGCCCAATGTTGAAGGTCATCAGATTAAAGAGTATTTAGGTGTGGTGGCAGGCGAAGCAATTTTGGGCACGAATTTTTTTAGGGACTTTTTTGCCAATATCCGTGATATTGTGGGCGGCCGGTCAGGGGCCTACGAAAAGGAATTGCGACGCGCGCGTGAAATCGCCTTTCAGGAAATTCAGGAAGAAGCCCTAAGGGTGGGAGCGAATGCCATTGTTGGAATTGATTTGGATTACGAAGTCATGGGAGAAACCGGGAGCATGCTCATGGTGAGTGTCAGCGGAACTGCCGTGAGGGTGGAATAA
- a CDS encoding acetyl-CoA carboxylase carboxyltransferase subunit alpha — protein MSVREYLDFEKPLKELEERIAKLVKSKSKKVSVQDAIVKSTEQLANLEREIYANLSPWQRSQIARHPQRPSISDYLEHMTNGFMELHGDRLFGDDRAIIGGFATWKGRSIMAIGHEKGKTLKERMRRNFGMAKPEGYRKALRLMKLAERFNRPIITFIDTPGAYPGVDAEQRGQAEAIARNLLEMSRLQVPILAVVTGEGGSGGALALGLADRVLMLEHAIYSVISPEGCAAILWGDASKSAEAATALRMTGPELRKLNIIEEVIPEPMGGAHRDAKLMADRVSEALDTHFLQLQKMSPDALRKQREAKFRSLGAFGSSQATPKQVKMVNS, from the coding sequence TTGTCCGTGCGTGAATACCTGGACTTTGAAAAACCCCTGAAGGAACTTGAAGAACGCATCGCCAAGTTAGTGAAATCAAAATCCAAAAAGGTCTCGGTTCAGGATGCCATCGTCAAATCCACCGAACAACTGGCAAACCTTGAACGTGAGATCTATGCCAATCTTTCCCCATGGCAACGTAGCCAAATCGCCAGACACCCACAGCGCCCTTCGATTTCTGATTACCTGGAGCACATGACCAATGGGTTTATGGAACTCCATGGTGACCGCCTGTTCGGCGACGACCGGGCGATTATTGGAGGGTTTGCCACATGGAAGGGCCGCTCCATCATGGCCATCGGTCATGAAAAAGGAAAGACCTTAAAAGAACGCATGCGCCGGAATTTTGGTATGGCCAAACCTGAAGGCTATCGAAAAGCGTTGCGTCTCATGAAATTAGCGGAACGCTTTAACCGACCAATCATCACCTTTATCGATACTCCAGGAGCCTACCCCGGCGTCGATGCGGAGCAACGCGGCCAGGCTGAGGCCATTGCCAGAAATTTACTGGAAATGTCCCGATTGCAAGTGCCGATTCTTGCCGTGGTCACCGGAGAAGGCGGCAGTGGTGGCGCGTTGGCCTTAGGGTTGGCAGATCGGGTTCTGATGCTGGAACATGCCATTTATTCGGTAATTTCCCCGGAAGGCTGCGCCGCCATTTTATGGGGAGACGCCTCAAAATCCGCCGAGGCCGCAACGGCCCTACGAATGACGGGACCGGAGTTACGCAAACTCAATATCATCGAAGAGGTGATACCTGAACCCATGGGAGGAGCCCATCGCGATGCGAAACTCATGGCCGACCGGGTCTCCGAGGCGCTCGACACTCATTTCTTGCAATTACAGAAAATGTCGCCCGACGCACTCCGAAAACAGCGAGAGGCTAAATTCCGGAGTCTGGGTGCCTTTGGCTCTTCTCAGGCCACGCCCAAACAGGTGAAAATGGTCAACTCATGA
- a CDS encoding TonB-dependent receptor plug domain-containing protein, with amino-acid sequence MRLLHTLAVCFPAGVLFLLWAGLASGHDHEEVTVLEEVQVVGERPIAASSNRIILNEDILLQPQGRPADLLRLAPGLITLEHSGGAGKADQFLLRGFDADHGTDLALHVDGMPINMRSHAHGQGYGDINFIIPETIEEITVKKGPYHVEYGDFATAGAANYVTRESVPDTVLQAGGGSFNTQRYLFMTSPTHDRFRTLFAGEFYYTDGPYDFVNRNTRYNGLAKLTFDPSATSRLSVTLSQYYGRWNGSGQIPFRAVEDGSLDRFGSLDPSEGGKSLRSTGRLDYHYDFPGGGTAFANLWAQYYYLSLFTNFTFYLNDSDNGDGIEQTDRRWLTGSDVGYRQIFRLLNYEGTMTAGLQTRFDQIQVRLGTQQKRSSLAITQESDIFEASYSPYLKLDLQFLPWMRFVGGGRVDVFTYNVKDRCGADCSERPNGTASNAIASGKANLVLGPWYRTEFYLNVGTGFHSNDARDAVENPSTNSLTRAIGYEVGIRSRPWNWSEFLATFWLLDLGSELVFVGDDGTTEPRGKTRRLGTEFSSRITPMDWLTIRGDITYTHAEFRKTGDSVPLAPQFTAFSSVTAHFPLGLSGMLQMLTVGSRAGTEDNSVKLEPFTIFDLVLRYKIPLAPPTGRLEAFFSIRNLTDTDWRQAQFYYESRLPGEPAGGVADIHFVPGTPRMFMGGLTWLFPT; translated from the coding sequence ATGCGACTCCTTCACACGCTGGCGGTATGTTTCCCGGCCGGTGTTCTCTTCCTCTTGTGGGCCGGTCTGGCATCAGGACATGACCATGAGGAAGTCACGGTTTTAGAAGAGGTGCAAGTCGTTGGAGAGCGCCCTATTGCGGCATCTTCGAATCGAATCATTCTCAATGAGGATATCCTGCTTCAACCGCAAGGGCGGCCTGCGGATTTATTACGGTTGGCTCCCGGCCTTATTACCCTGGAACATTCAGGCGGTGCCGGGAAGGCAGATCAGTTTCTTCTGCGCGGCTTTGACGCCGATCATGGCACAGACCTGGCCCTTCATGTGGATGGCATGCCGATCAATATGCGCAGCCATGCGCATGGACAGGGATACGGAGACATCAATTTTATCATCCCTGAAACTATTGAAGAAATTACGGTCAAAAAAGGACCCTATCATGTGGAGTATGGGGACTTTGCCACGGCCGGCGCCGCCAATTATGTCACCCGTGAGTCGGTACCGGATACCGTTCTTCAGGCGGGCGGAGGAAGTTTCAATACTCAACGATATCTGTTCATGACCTCTCCCACTCACGATAGATTTCGGACTCTTTTCGCCGGAGAATTTTATTACACCGACGGCCCTTATGATTTTGTCAATCGCAATACCCGATACAATGGACTGGCGAAACTGACGTTTGATCCCTCCGCGACCTCCCGACTCAGTGTGACGCTTTCCCAATATTATGGACGATGGAACGGATCAGGGCAGATTCCTTTTCGTGCGGTAGAGGATGGATCGTTAGATCGCTTCGGCTCCCTTGATCCCTCAGAGGGCGGCAAATCTCTTCGGAGCACAGGTCGATTGGATTATCATTATGATTTTCCAGGGGGCGGCACTGCATTCGCCAACTTGTGGGCTCAATATTATTATCTGTCTCTATTCACAAACTTTACGTTTTACCTCAACGATTCGGACAATGGTGACGGCATTGAACAAACCGACCGGCGTTGGTTGACTGGAAGCGATGTCGGTTATCGCCAGATTTTTCGCCTGCTCAATTATGAGGGCACCATGACGGCCGGACTTCAGACACGCTTTGATCAAATCCAAGTGCGTTTGGGCACGCAACAGAAACGCTCATCCCTGGCCATCACACAGGAATCGGACATTTTCGAAGCTTCCTATTCTCCCTATCTGAAATTGGACCTTCAATTCCTTCCCTGGATGCGATTTGTGGGAGGCGGCCGGGTTGACGTCTTCACCTATAACGTGAAAGATCGTTGCGGGGCAGACTGCTCGGAACGACCAAACGGGACAGCCTCGAATGCCATCGCCAGCGGGAAAGCCAATCTCGTCTTGGGTCCCTGGTACCGGACGGAATTTTACTTGAATGTTGGAACCGGTTTTCACAGCAATGATGCGCGGGATGCGGTGGAAAATCCGTCGACTAACAGCTTGACCCGAGCTATTGGTTATGAAGTCGGTATCAGGAGCCGACCGTGGAACTGGTCCGAATTTCTCGCCACATTCTGGCTGTTGGATCTGGGATCTGAATTGGTATTCGTGGGGGATGACGGGACAACGGAGCCGCGAGGAAAGACGCGTCGCCTGGGAACGGAATTCAGTTCTCGCATCACCCCGATGGATTGGCTCACCATTCGAGGAGATATCACGTATACCCATGCCGAGTTCCGAAAAACGGGGGACTCCGTCCCCTTGGCGCCACAGTTCACCGCGTTTTCATCAGTCACAGCCCACTTCCCGCTTGGACTGTCGGGAATGTTGCAAATGTTGACCGTGGGAAGCCGTGCCGGCACGGAAGATAATAGCGTGAAACTGGAACCATTTACGATTTTTGATCTGGTGCTTCGCTACAAAATCCCTCTTGCGCCACCAACCGGACGCCTGGAGGCGTTTTTTAGCATCCGTAATTTGACCGATACCGATTGGCGCCAGGCCCAGTTTTATTATGAGTCCCGTCTTCCCGGAGAACCCGCCGGAGGTGTTGCCGATATTCACTTTGTCCCGGGCACTCCACGGATGTTCATGGGTGGGCTGACGTGGTTATTTCCGACATAA